The genomic interval ACCTACCGGACCACTTCGATGACGTACGACAACGCATGGAGGACGAGCAATGAGTGACGGCTGGGAGCCGCGAACGCGCCTCGGACAGCAGGTGCTCGACGGCGACATCACGACGATGCGCGAGGCCCTCGACTCGGGCCTCCCGCTCCGTGAAGCGGAGGTCGTCGACCGACTGGTGCCGGACCTGGAGGACAACGTCCTCGACATCAACATGGTCCAGCGCATGACCGACTCCGGGCGCCGGGTGAAGTTCCGGTGCTCGGTCGTCGTCGGCAACCGCGACGGCCTCGTCGGCTACGCGGAGGGCCGCGACGACCAGGTCGGCGGCGCCATCCAGAAGGCCATCGGCATCGCGAAGCTGAACATCATCGACGTCTCCCGTGGCTGTGGCTCGTGGGAGTGTGGCTGTGGGCGACCCCACACCGTCGCGCTCCGCACGACCGGCAAGGCGGGCAGCGTCGAGGTCGAACTCCAGCCCGCACCGCGCGGGCTGGGCCTCGCGGGCGGGGAGACCGTCCGCTCGGTGCTCGAACTCGCCGGTATCGAGGACATCTGGACCCGCTCGTCCGGGCAGACCCGGACGACGGTCAACTTCGCGAAGGCGACGTTCAACGCGCTGCGCAACACGGCCGAAGCCCGTGTGCCCCAGCGCGCCGCCGAGAAGCGCGAGGTGATAGAATGAGGGCGCTCGTGCAGGTTCGCGGCGAGGTCGACATGAGCTACGAGGTGCAGGACACCATCGACATGCTCAACCTCGGTCGCGTCAACCACTGCGTCCTCGTCCCGGACACCGACACCTACCGCGGGATGGTCACGAAGGTCAACGACTGGGTCGCCCACGGCGAACCCAGCGCCGACGTCGTGGCCGAACTCGTCCGGACGCGCGCCGAACCCGCGAAGGGTGACGACGACGTCTCCGACGAGTGGGTCTCGGAGAACACGGAGTACGACAGCATCGACGCGCTGGCAGAGGCGCTCGTGGACGAGGAGACGACGCTGCGCGAGCAGGGTCTCTCGCCCACGCTCCGCCTCCACCCGCCGCGTGGCGGGCACGACGGCATCAAGCACCCGACGAAGGAGGGTGGCCAGCTCGGCAAACACAGCACCGAGGAGATAGACAGCCTCCTCACCCAGATGCGATGACGAGCAAGAAACGACGACAGCGCGGCTCGCGCACGCACGGCGGCGGAACCCACAAGAACCGGCGCGGTGCCGGTCACCGTGGTGGCCGTGGTCGCGCAGGGCGCGCGAAACACGAGTTCCACAACTACGAACCGCTCGGCAAACACGGGTTCGACCGCCCGGAGAAGGCCAAGGAGACGGTCGCGACCGTCTCCCTGCAGAAGCTCGACGAGGACGTCGCGGTGTACGCCGCCGAGGGCCTCGCCGAGGAGACCGGCGACGGCTACGCGCTCGACGCGCGCGCCATCGTCGACCCGGCCGCGGAGGTCGACTACGTCAAGGTGCTGGGCGCGAACCAGCTCCACACCTCGCTCGAAGTGACCGCCGACGCGTTCTCCGAGAGCGCCGTCGAGCTCCTCGAGTCCGAGGGCGGCGAGGCCGTCCTCACCGAACGCGGTGAGGAGCGCGCCGAGGCGATGGCCGACGACGAGGAGTCCGAGGCCGACGACGAAGACGCAGACCAGTAACTCCGATTCGCCGCCGTTTCTTCGCCCGTTGCCGCTCCAGCGACTGCACTCGCTCGCTACCGAATCAGCGACCGCCCTGGCTCTGTCGTTTCTTCCCACCGGCAGGGCTCAATATGTGCCCGACGGCGGACGGGTTGGCTGGGCGAGGGCTAGTCAGTGAGTCGAAGGACATACATGGGGCCGAAGGTTACCCTGCGTCAGAATGAGTTGGAAGGAGACCGCCGCACCCGTACTCACGCGGATGCCCACCGTGGCTCGACCGGAGGGCCACGTCCCGTTCAAGCGAAAGCTCACCTGGACGGGTGGCGTCCTCGTGCTGTACTTCTTCCTGACGAACGTCCTTCTGTTTGGACTTCAGGGTCAGGGTAGTGACGCATTCGGGCAGTTCAGAACGATTCTCGCAGGAGGGCAGGGAAGTATCCTCCAGCTGGGTATCGGACCCATCGTCACCGCGAGCATCGTCCTGCAGTTGCTCGGTGGGGCGGACCTCCTCGGGTTGGACACCAACGACCCCCGCGACCAGGCGCTGTATCAGGGCCTCCAGAAGCTCCTGGTGGTCGTGATGATCTTCCTGACGGGTATCCCCCTCGTCTTCCTCGGCGGGTTCCTGCCCGCGAGCCCGCAGCTCGCCCAGCAGTTCGGCGTCTCCCAGTTCGTCATCAGCTGTCTCATCTTCGCGCAGATCGCGGTCGGCGGTATCCTCATCCTGTTCATGGACGAGGTCATCTCGAAGTGGGGCGTCGGCTCCGGTGTCGGGCTGTTCATCGTCGCCGGCGTGAGCCAGGCCCTCGT from Halomarina salina carries:
- a CDS encoding 30S ribosomal protein S5, producing MSDGWEPRTRLGQQVLDGDITTMREALDSGLPLREAEVVDRLVPDLEDNVLDINMVQRMTDSGRRVKFRCSVVVGNRDGLVGYAEGRDDQVGGAIQKAIGIAKLNIIDVSRGCGSWECGCGRPHTVALRTTGKAGSVEVELQPAPRGLGLAGGETVRSVLELAGIEDIWTRSSGQTRTTVNFAKATFNALRNTAEARVPQRAAEKREVIE
- the rpmD gene encoding 50S ribosomal protein L30, encoding MRALVQVRGEVDMSYEVQDTIDMLNLGRVNHCVLVPDTDTYRGMVTKVNDWVAHGEPSADVVAELVRTRAEPAKGDDDVSDEWVSENTEYDSIDALAEALVDEETTLREQGLSPTLRLHPPRGGHDGIKHPTKEGGQLGKHSTEEIDSLLTQMR
- a CDS encoding uL15m family ribosomal protein, whose amino-acid sequence is MTSKKRRQRGSRTHGGGTHKNRRGAGHRGGRGRAGRAKHEFHNYEPLGKHGFDRPEKAKETVATVSLQKLDEDVAVYAAEGLAEETGDGYALDARAIVDPAAEVDYVKVLGANQLHTSLEVTADAFSESAVELLESEGGEAVLTERGEERAEAMADDEESEADDEDADQ